The window AAAACCGTAATAGATCTTGAAAAAGAAGGATTAATTATAAAAGATATAATGTCTATACTTGATAGAGAACAAGGAGGAATAGAAAATATAAAAAAAAGAGGATATAATATTAGAACTTTATTTAGAATAGGGGAAGTTTTAAAAATGTTAGAAAAAAAACATTTTTTAAAAAAAAAAGAAAGACATATGATAAAATTTTTTTTCAAAAAAAAAAATATAAAAAATTTTAAAAAAAAACGTCTTTCTTATGAAGAAAAAAAAGAAAATATTTATCATCCTATAGGAAAAAAACTTCTTGATATTACATTGAAAAAAAAAACTAATTTGATAGTTTCTGCGGATTTAGTATGTTCTAAAAATATTTTAAAATTAGTAAATTTAATTGGAGATCTAATTTGTGGATTAAAACTTCATGTAGATATTATTAATGATTTTTCACTATCATTTATAAATCAACTTAAAAATATTTCTATAGAAAAAAATTTTTTATTATTTGAGGATAGAAAATTATGTGATGTTGGACCCACTAATTATCTTCAATTACATTATGGAATACATAAAATTTCTTCTTGGGCGGATATCATCACTGCGCACGTACTTGCGGGTAGTGATAGTATACAAAATTTGAAAATACCTTCCAGCATGGGTTTAGTTACAATATCGGAAATGTCTTCTTATGGAAGATTATCTGATGATAATTATATAAGAAAAGCATTAAATATTTCTTTAAAAAATACAAAAGTCATTGGGACTGTTGCACAAAGAAAAATAGATGATAAATTATTACTATTCACGCCTGGAATTAATTTTTCTAGTTTAAAAAAAAATCACTTTGGAAATACTTATATTCATCCATTACAAGCTTTTGAAAAAAATGGGAGTGATTTTATCATTGTAGGAAAAGCAATTTATGAATCAAATAATCCAAAAATAGAAGCAGAAAAATATAGAAATGCAGGATGGAAAGCTTATGAAAATGTACTTTTAATGGAGTATAAATAGTTTTTTTAAAAAAAAATATTAATGATACTGATTATATTTTTCTTTAATTTGTATACGCATTATGTAATTTTAAAATTATTGTAAATATTTTTTTGCAAAAAAAACTATAATTCAAAAAAAAATTATTTGAATAAATATGGAATGGATAAATTCTTTAATCAGTTGTTTTATGATACTTTTTAGTATTATAGACATATTGGGAAATGCTC of the Blattabacterium cuenoti genome contains:
- the pyrF gene encoding orotidine-5'-phosphate decarboxylase, which produces MEKKEQFFLKIYNLGIIKFGNFTLKSGMNSPIYIDFRPIASRPDLLIKLSDLLLHEVPSTNFELICGVPYAALPIATTLSLRSNIPLIIKRKENKGYGTKRMIEGIYKKGQNCLLIEDVITSGDSLLKTVIDLEKEGLIIKDIMSILDREQGGIENIKKRGYNIRTLFRIGEVLKMLEKKHFLKKKERHMIKFFFKKKNIKNFKKKRLSYEEKKENIYHPIGKKLLDITLKKKTNLIVSADLVCSKNILKLVNLIGDLICGLKLHVDIINDFSLSFINQLKNISIEKNFLLFEDRKLCDVGPTNYLQLHYGIHKISSWADIITAHVLAGSDSIQNLKIPSSMGLVTISEMSSYGRLSDDNYIRKALNISLKNTKVIGTVAQRKIDDKLLLFTPGINFSSLKKNHFGNTYIHPLQAFEKNGSDFIIVGKAIYESNNPKIEAEKYRNAGWKAYENVLLMEYK